ACCTAATAATATATGGAAATATATAATGAATTAAAGAAAGTGGTGATATGGTTGCAATATGTTTTTATGATAATATTTTTAGGAATATATGGGGCAATAAATTTTTTTGTGGGAAGGTATATATTCAATTTTGCCAATCTAGGAATTATACAAGTTAATAAATATATATTTTGGATATTATTTTGGATTACAGCCTTTTCGTTTATAATATCTAGATTTGGGCATGAAATTCTTCCTAGGAGATTGGCGAATATTTTTTTAAAAGTAGGTTCCTATTGGATGGCCCTATTATTTTATATGGTTCTATTATTGGGAATTGTATATATGTTTCTGTTAATAAACAAAGGAGTAAAAATAATTCCTCAGGATATTATTAATAGTAGTAAATTTGCAATGAGAAGTGGTATTTTAATAGTATCCACAGTAATTGTAATATGCACTATAGGGTATATAAATGCTAATAATTTAAAGGTTATAAATTATAATGTGAAAATACCTAAAAGTGCTGGAGATATTAAAAAGTTAAATGCCATAATGATTAGTGATGTGCATTTAGGGGTTTTAATAGATAAGGAAAAATTAGAGAAAATAGTGGAGAAAGTTAACGGAGAAAATCCAGATATAATTTTTATCTGTGGAGATTTAGTTGATGAAGATATTTCACCTATTTTGGAACACAAGATGGGGGAAGTGTTAGAAAAGTTAAAATCTAAGTATGGAACATATTTTGTCATGGGAAATCATGAATATATAGGAAGAAAAGATAAAGAGATAATTGAAGAGTTAAAAAGTGCAAATATAAATGTATTAGTAGATGAGGTTACAAAAGTAGATAATAGCTTTTATGTGGTAGGAAGGGATGACCTAGCTAGTGGATATATAAAGGGAACTGAAAGGAAATCTTTAGATGAGTTAACTAAAGGGATAGATAAGAGTTTGCCCATAATAGTATTGGATCATCAGCCTAAAGAGTTAGAGGAAGCAAAGAATATTGGGGCAGATATGCAGTTATCAGGCCATACACATAGGGGCCAAATGTTTCCTAATAATTTCATTACCCAAAGGGTCTATGAAGTAGATTGGGGCCATGTTAAAAAGGATAATTTAAATGTGATAGTATCATCAGGGGTTGGTACTTGGGGTCCACCTATAAGGTTTGGAACTAATGCAGAAATAGTGAAAATTAGTATGGATTTTAAATAGTAACAAGGGAAGAAGGATGTGATAAATAAATATTAGCACATCCTTTTGTTTGTGAAATTTTAATATAAAAAAGATTATGAAGAAAAGAGGAGTTTTCATTTATAATAAAGAATTAATCAAAAGCAATTAAAAAAAGATAAAGTGAGTCAAGGGACTCACTTTATCCAATATCAAAATTTAATACATTTTCCTCTGTATCTTGTTCAATTATAATTATATAAGATTCAGTAACCTTTATTTTCAATATGGTAGATGAAATTTCTTCCACATGAAATTCACCGTTAAAGTCTGCTATTTCTTCAGCATTTTTAGATATGAATCTTAAAAAGTAAGTTATTGGTAAGCCGTTAATTAATTGAGTCTTACCAGCTTTAAATTCTAATAGACTAATAGGTGCTTTGAAATTTTGTATCACTAAATCCATTAATTCTTGCATACTAACTTTCATAACATAGCTCCTTTTTATAAGTGTAGTTTATATTAGTTTTCTAAATTTAATTATTATTATTAAAATAATTTTAATATATAAGAAAATAGTAACATGCTAAATTTGTAAAATCAAGTCATTTAAAGAAAATATGGAGGTGGATAAAATGATTTTAATCAAAAACGCTTATATTTACACTATGGGTGAGAAAAATTATGAACATGGATCGCTATTAATTAAAGACAAGAAGATAGAATATGTAGGTCCTAATTTAGAAGAGAAAGACGCTGAAATAGTCATAGATGCTAAAGGGAAGTTTGTAATGCCTGGTATGATTGATGCCCATTGTCACTTAGGTATGTGGGAAGATGCTGTTGGTTTTGAAGGGGCTGATGGAAATGAAATAGTAGATCCTGTAAGTCCTGAGTTAAGAGCCATCGATGCAATTAATCCTATGGACAGATGTTTTGAAGAGGCACTACTTGGGGGGATAACTACTGTAGCAACAGGACCTGGGAGTGCAAATGTTATAGGAGGTCAATTTTCTGTTATAAAAACCCATGGAGATAGGGTTGATGACATGATAGTAAAGGAAACCTTAGCCATGAAGTGTGCCTTTGGAGAAAATCCTAAGAGATGTTATAGTGATATTAAAAAATCTCCCTCTACTAGGATGGCAACAGCATCTATTATGAGGGAAACTCTTATGAAGGCAAAGGAATATGTTCAAAACAAGAAAAAGGATAAAGATGCTAAATTTAATATGAAGTATGAAGCATTAGAAAAGGTTATTAATAAGGAAATTCCGTTAAAGGCTCATGCACATAGGGCTGATGATATTTTGACGGCTTTAAGAATAGCTAAAGAATTTGATTTAGATATTACACTAGAGCATTGTACAGAAGCCCATTTAATAACTAAATACTTAAAAGAAGGTTACCAAAAGGGTATAGTAATAGGGCCAACTCTATCTAATAGATCTAAAATAGAACTTAAAAATCTTACTTTTGAAACGGCAGGCATATTAGAAAAGGAAGGTATTGAGTTTGCCATAATGACAGACCATCCAGTAATTCCTCTTCAATATTTACCCGTATGTGCAGGTTTAGCTGCTAGGGAAGGGTTAAAGGAAGATACAGCTCTTAGGAGCATAACTATAAACCCAGCTAAAATATTGGGTATAGACCATAGGGTAGGAAGTCTTGAAGTTGGAAAGGATGCAGATGTGGTAATCTTTGATGGACATCCATTTGATTTAAGAAGTAAAGTACACAAAGTTATAATAAATGGAGAAATAGTTAAATAAAAAATAGGTAAAAAAACAGGTAGTAAGCTTTAGATTACTACCTGTTTTCTTAATTTCCCAAAATAATAGGCTTCTAATTAGAAGCCTATTAAGGAGGTATGAAAAAAATTGTTTTTCACTTACACTTTATTATATAAGAACTTACTGTTCTTATGGGGATAGAATAAAGGAGTGTTGTGCTTAATAATTATAATACAGGATAAATATTAATAAACTATGAATAAAGTATTAATATTTTAGTAAGTTTTTAAAATTTATATTATAATAAATTTTTTTAGTAGGCTTTTATATTTTTACAAAAAATAAAAATAGGTCACTTTTAATGTGACCTATTTAGGGGATAGAATAAAGGAGTGTTGTGCTTAATATTTATAATACAGGATAAATGTTAATAAAATATGAACAAAACCTTATTTTTCGACAACCTATGCAAAATTATAATTTCCTATAAAATAAAAAGACCACTTTTCTTAGTGGTCTTGTTTTAAGGGGATAGAATAAAGGAGTGTTGTGCTTGGTATTTATAATACAGGATAAATATTAATAAAATATGAACAAAGCTAAAAAAGTACAATAAACAATCAAAAAACAAAAAACTGGGTGAGAAACCCAGTCTCTGTTTATTATTAAAGAATATTATCCACCAGTTACCAGTCCTGTTTACTTAGATAATATGCTCAATGTTAATTCTCTTAATACTTTACATGCAACAGCAGTCGACATACCACTTTGGTCATAATGGGGTGATAATTCAACCACATCAGCACCTACAATATTTAAATCTTTTAATAATACTATGGCATCCATTAGTTCTTTAAAAGTAACACCACCAGGTTCTATAGTACCAGTACCAGAGAAGATAGATGGGTCTAGTACATCTAAATCTATAGTCACATAAACGGGCTTTCCTTTTAAAGATTCAACTGTTTTATCTAAATTAGTAAAGTCAAATTTATTTAAATTAGTGTGCTCTTTGGCCCACATGAATTCTTCCTTTAATCCTGAACGAATTCCAAATTGATGGATTCTATTGTCGCCAAGGAAATCCCAAGTTTTTCTTATAACAGTAGCATGGGAAAGTTTTTCTCCCATATAATCTTCCCTTAAGTCAGTATGAGCATCAAAGTGGATAATATGTAAATCCTCATACTTATTATATACAGCTTCCACAGCAGGAAGAGTTACTAAGTGTTCTCCACCTATCATTAGGGGAATTTTATTAGCTTGTACTACTTTATTAGAAAAATCTCTTATCATGTCTAAGACTTTTTTTGTATTACCAAAGGGAAAGTCTAAATCTCCATAATCATATAAATTATAATCTTCTAAATCCATATCAATGTAGGGACTATAAGTTTCTAATCCATAAGAGTCATTTCTCATATGCATTGGACCAAATCTAGTTCCGGGTCTAAAGGACGTGGTTCCATCAAAGGGAGCGCCAAATAATACTAAACTAGATTCCTCATAATCATTTTCAAAACCTATAAATGATAAAGTGTTTTTAGCAAGTACCACTTTCAATCATCTCCTTCACGTATGTAGGAAGCATAAATGATCCTACGTGAATATCCGTATTATAGTATTTTGTCTTTAAGCCAAATTCTTCCCATTTAGAAGGATTAAAGTCTTTAATAGGATCGTATTTCTTAGATGCAAATCCAAATAACCAATGTCCAGATGGATATGTAGGCATATGGAATTGATATACCTTAGCAATTGGGAAAATTTCTTTAACCTTTTGGCTTGCACGTATCATCTCTCTTGCATCACCTTCATAATAAGGACTTTCATTTTGATTAACTAATATTCCCTCTTCAGTTAGAGCCTCAAAACAATTTCTATAAAACTCCCTAGTGAATAATCCTTCTCCAGGACCAATAGGGTCAGTAGAGTCAACTAATATTAAGTCGTAAGTATTAGGCTTGTTTTTTACAAACTCAATACCATCTTCATAAAATAATGTAACTCTAGTATCGTCTAATTTTGATGATGTAATAGGTAAAAATTCTCTAGATACGTCAACTACCATTTTATCTATTTCAACCATATGAATCTTTTCGATAGAAGGATATCTAGTAAGCTCCCTTACTGTACCACCATCTCCACCACCAATAACTAACACGTTTTTAATATTTGGGTTAGTTGCCATCGGTACGTGACAAATCATGTCATGATATATGAATTCATCTTTTTCTGTTACCATCATTAATCCATCTAATGTTAAAAACTTTCCAAATTCGTCACTTTCAAAAACATCTACACGTTGAAAATCACTTTGTCCTGTAAACAAATGATTGTTAACTTTAATAGAAAACTTTACGTCTTCAGTATGTTTTTCGCTATACCATAATTCCATAATGTCTATTCCTCCTAAATATTAAGATGCAGCATTATCTACAGGTTTAAATGTAATAGTACCTAAATCCTCTTTTGAATAATGTTTTATCTTATCTACTAATCCCCTTGGAACTTCCGTAGTTTCACTTTTTTCAGATTTTAGCGTTTCTGCTAAATAATCAAAAGCAACCCATGGATCTACACTATCTCCACATGTGAATAAATCCACTGCTGCATATCCATATTCAGGCCATGTATGTATAGTAAGATGAGATTCTTGAATGATTACAGCACCACTCACACCCCATGGATTAAACATGTGAAACGCACTTTGCACAATTGTAGCTTTTGCCTTTATAGCAGCTTCGTTCATGTATTTTTCAATTAAAGCATGGTTGTTTAATACTTCTTTATCGCAATTATAAAATTCTACTAAGATATGTCTTCCTAATTGTTCTATTTTCATAATTAATCACTCCTGAACTTTTAAATTTCAACCTTTGACCCATCTTTACAATATTATATAATTTTAAAAATAAATTATTTTCAATGAAAAAAGTTTAATAATAATAAACTTTGTGTTTAAAAATAGAATGGTTTTTTATTACTAAACTTTCAGTTTATTTTTAGTGTTTGTTTTCTATTACTAAACATACAGTTTATTTTTACTAAATATAAATATACTATGTTTTGAAAAAAAGTCAATAGTTTTCATAGGAAAAATATGAAAGAAATTTTTATAAAATAAGAATAAAAAAAAGAAGCCTGTAAAAAGGCTTCTTCTAGGCTCCTAATATTTTAATATGATTAATTTCAGGGTCATGACAATCTGTAATTAATGTGTGTTGATTTTTTAGTTCTTCTATATAATCAACTATTTCCTTACTAATCCTTTCACCAGGGCTTATTATAGGAATCCCTGGAGGGTATGCCATGATAGATTCTCCACTAACTTCTCCAATAGAATCCTTTAAAGGGATTATTTTTGTTCTACTATAAAAGGCATCCCTAGGAGAAACTATTATATCTGGATTTTCTAATAATATATTATAGTTAAAGGATTTATCTTTTTTATGATTTTTACTTATATGGAATAGAGCATTAATTAGTTTATCTACAGAGCTTTTATCATCACCTAAACTAACTATTGCAAGTATATTGTTAATATCTCCAAGTTCTACTTGGATTTTGTATTTATCTCTTAAAAGTTCATAGACTTCAAATCCTGTAAGACCTAAGTCTGAAACTTTAATGCTCAGTTTTGTTTCATCAAAATCGTAAACACCCTTATTGTCAATTAACTCTTTAGAAAAAGCATATAAGTGTGGTATTGTATTTATCTTTTCCCTAGCATATCTACACACACTAAGAATTTCAGAAAAAACTTCTTCGCCACGAGTGGCTAATATTTTTCTAGCACCATCTAAACTACTCATTAAAAGATAGGACGCACTAGTTGTTTGAGTTAAATTTAAAATATTTTTAATTCTCATAGGAGAAATATTTCCTTCTTTTAATAAAATAGCAGAACTTTGAGTCAAAGAACCACCTGTTTTATGAAGACTTATGGCAGACATATCCGCTCCAGCTGCCATAGCTGACATGGGTAGTTCATCATGAAAATGAAAGTGAGCACCATGGGCCTCATCTACTAGTACTACCATATTATGTTTATGAGCTAAATCTACAATAGCTTTTAAATCACATGTCATTCCATAATAGGTAGGATTTATAATAAATACTGCCTTTGCATCTAAGTTACTTAAAATAGCCTTTTTTATAGATTCATAAGACATACCCATAGCAATTCCTAAATCCTTATTAGTTTCTGGTTGAATATAAACGGGTATAGCACCACTTAAAACTAATCCACTTACAGCAGACTTATGAACGTTTCTAGGCATGATAATTTTATCATAAGGAGCACAAACACTCATTATCATAGCTTGTATCCCAGAAGATGTACCATTTACTAAAAAGAAACTATGGTCACACCCGTATGCATTTGCTAAAAGTTCTTGGGCTTTTTTTATAACACTAGTAGGATTAGATAAATTATCTAGACATTTCATGGAATTTACATCTATTTTCATTAGATTGGGTCCGAAAAAGTCTCTAAGTTCCTTTGTGCCTTTACCGAATTTATGTCCAGGTACGTCAAAGGGTGTTATACTACTATTTGAATATTTTTTTAAAGCATCAATTAATGGTGTGGAAAATTGGTTTAAAGACACAATACCGTCACTCCTTTTTATTTGAGTTTGATATTGTAAAGATAAGGGTCAGTACGATTTTATCACATGTGGAATAAATGTCAACAAGAAAAAAATATAAAAAGGGGGCGAAAAATAACCGCCTTTTAATTTTCTTTAAAAATTTATTGTTCGGTATTTCATCAAAAATATCTGCATATTTTGTTGAAAAATGAAGGATTAAATAGTATACTAAATAGGTCAATAAAACAAAAAAAGAGATGGAGTTAGGCAAATGGCAAAGAGAGTAGCAGTTTTAGGTGGACCACGTTGTGGTAAAACAACTTTAATACAGCAATTATATGTTGATATGAAAATTATGGGAATTAACGTAGGTTATGCACTAGAATATTCTACAGAGTATTTAAGAGATAAGGGAATGATCCAATCAATAAGCGAACAATACGGAATCTATTTAGGACAAAAGAGAATAGAAGACAATTTAGAAAATCACGAATATGCATTGACAGACTATGCTACATTTGTTCCGTATATATACGGAAGATTCATGTTAGGTAGTAAGAAAAGAAATAAAAAAGAAATTGAAATCCTAAAAGACCTATATGTTTTAGCTATTGAAGATATTCCTAGATACGATCACATAATATACTTACCTAGAGAATTTGGATATAAAAAAGACGGAGTAAGATGGCAAGATGAAGAAGTTGCTAAAGAAGTAGATGAAGCTATCTTGTCTTTCTTAAAAGCAGAAAATGTCCCATTTATTCAACTAAGTGGATCTACGAAAGAAAGAGCAGAGAAGTTATTAGAAATTCTTAAAGAAGATATGACAGAAGACAAATAATTATTTTTAAAGGGTGCATAACTAAGTATGTGCTCTTTTTTGTTATAATTAAGTATAAAATGTTTAAGCTAGCTTTATGGGAGTATATTTACCTCCATAGACAAATTACGTATAGGGAAAGCTCTGATTTGACCAATCTATACATAAAGAAAGGTTGATAAGTATGAAATTAATGTTTGTATCAGATATACATGGCTCCATATATTATGCTAAAAGGGCCATAGATATATTTGAGAAGGAAAAAGCAGACCAATTAATTATATTAGGGGATGTATTATATCATGGACCAAGGAATCCGTTACCTAAGGACTATAGTCCTTCTGAAGTGGCAGAACTGTTAAATGCTTATAAGGGTAAAATAATAGCCATTAGGGGAAATTGTGATTCAGAGGTGGATCAAATGGTGTTAAACTTTCCTATGATGGCAGATTATAATTACATATTATACGGAAATAAAAGATTATTTTTAACCCATGGACATATATATAATGAGAATAATATGGATAGATTATCTGGTGGAGATGTATTAATCCATGGCCATACCCATATTCCTGTGGCTAAGGAAGTGGCAGATAAATACGTAGTAAACCCAGGTTCTATAACATTACCAAAGGAAAATAATCCAAATTCCTATGGTATATTAGAAAATAATCTATTAGAAATTAAAGATATAGAAGGAAGTGTATTAAAGTCTATTAGGTTATAAAAAAGATTGTAGGCTATATGGTTTACTTAAAATAAAAAAGGCATACTCCGTATGCCTTTTTTATTTTTATAATCTAACACTGTCTCCGCGACCCATATCAACTTCAAAGCCAACACTCTCAATTCTCTTTTGAATACATACCCTACAATGGGCTGCTTCATCACCTGTGCAAATTTTGTTATCGTATAGGGAATAAAGCTCACGTACGTTAGTTGGAGAAAGATTTGGCATAACTACATTAGCTCCTGCTTGGAGGGCCTTCTCTCTACCCTTGTTGTCAATAGTCCCTACAGCTGTAGTAGAAGGAAGTAGGCAATCGGGAATTAATAATCTAGTTAAAGCAAGCATTATTAAAGTCTTTTCAAGGGTACCACTATTCTCATCCTTAAGAGGTGTATCCTTGTGAGGTAGATATGGTCCAATTCCTATCATGTGGGGATTTAATTTTTTTAAAAACAATAAATCTTCTACTAAATCCTCATTTGTTTGATAGGGAAGTCCTACCATGAATCCTGCTCCAACTTGGAAACCAATTTCCTTTAAATTGTTAAGACATTCTATTCTATTAGATAATTTCATTCCTGGATGAAATCTATTGTAAAGATTTTCAGAAGCAGCTTCGTGTCTTAATAAATATCTATCAGCTCCTGCTTCGTATAGAGCTTTATATGTGTCGTAATCTCTCTCTCCTATGGACATG
This is a stretch of genomic DNA from Anaeromicrobium sediminis. It encodes these proteins:
- a CDS encoding amidohydrolase; translated protein: MILIKNAYIYTMGEKNYEHGSLLIKDKKIEYVGPNLEEKDAEIVIDAKGKFVMPGMIDAHCHLGMWEDAVGFEGADGNEIVDPVSPELRAIDAINPMDRCFEEALLGGITTVATGPGSANVIGGQFSVIKTHGDRVDDMIVKETLAMKCAFGENPKRCYSDIKKSPSTRMATASIMRETLMKAKEYVQNKKKDKDAKFNMKYEALEKVINKEIPLKAHAHRADDILTALRIAKEFDLDITLEHCTEAHLITKYLKEGYQKGIVIGPTLSNRSKIELKNLTFETAGILEKEGIEFAIMTDHPVIPLQYLPVCAGLAAREGLKEDTALRSITINPAKILGIDHRVGSLEVGKDADVVIFDGHPFDLRSKVHKVIINGEIVK
- the hydE gene encoding [FeFe] hydrogenase H-cluster radical SAM maturase HydE encodes the protein MDNLLKKLYEKNKVSEDELLYILDNMNESYKEKLFTYAHETSKRYYDNRIYMRGLIEFSNHCKQDCMYCGIRASNKVAHRYRLTHDQILQCCEIGYNLGYRTFVLQSGEDFYYDTEKLCTIIKDIKSKYADAAITMSIGERDYDTYKALYEAGADRYLLRHEAASENLYNRFHPGMKLSNRIECLNNLKEIGFQVGAGFMVGLPYQTNEDLVEDLLFLKKLNPHMIGIGPYLPHKDTPLKDENSGTLEKTLIMLALTRLLIPDCLLPSTTAVGTIDNKGREKALQAGANVVMPNLSPTNVRELYSLYDNKICTGDEAAHCRVCIQKRIESVGFEVDMGRGDSVRL
- a CDS encoding metallophosphoesterase — translated: MIIFLGIYGAINFFVGRYIFNFANLGIIQVNKYIFWILFWITAFSFIISRFGHEILPRRLANIFLKVGSYWMALLFYMVLLLGIVYMFLLINKGVKIIPQDIINSSKFAMRSGILIVSTVIVICTIGYINANNLKVINYNVKIPKSAGDIKKLNAIMISDVHLGVLIDKEKLEKIVEKVNGENPDIIFICGDLVDEDISPILEHKMGEVLEKLKSKYGTYFVMGNHEYIGRKDKEIIEELKSANINVLVDEVTKVDNSFYVVGRDDLASGYIKGTERKSLDELTKGIDKSLPIIVLDHQPKELEEAKNIGADMQLSGHTHRGQMFPNNFITQRVYEVDWGHVKKDNLNVIVSSGVGTWGPPIRFGTNAEIVKISMDFK
- the speB gene encoding agmatinase, with product MVLAKNTLSFIGFENDYEESSLVLFGAPFDGTTSFRPGTRFGPMHMRNDSYGLETYSPYIDMDLEDYNLYDYGDLDFPFGNTKKVLDMIRDFSNKVVQANKIPLMIGGEHLVTLPAVEAVYNKYEDLHIIHFDAHTDLREDYMGEKLSHATVIRKTWDFLGDNRIHQFGIRSGLKEEFMWAKEHTNLNKFDFTNLDKTVESLKGKPVYVTIDLDVLDPSIFSGTGTIEPGGVTFKELMDAIVLLKDLNIVGADVVELSPHYDQSGMSTAVACKVLRELTLSILSK
- the yfcE gene encoding phosphodiesterase is translated as MKLMFVSDIHGSIYYAKRAIDIFEKEKADQLIILGDVLYHGPRNPLPKDYSPSEVAELLNAYKGKIIAIRGNCDSEVDQMVLNFPMMADYNYILYGNKRLFLTHGHIYNENNMDRLSGGDVLIHGHTHIPVAKEVADKYVVNPGSITLPKENNPNSYGILENNLLEIKDIEGSVLKSIRL
- the speE gene encoding polyamine aminopropyltransferase, coding for MELWYSEKHTEDVKFSIKVNNHLFTGQSDFQRVDVFESDEFGKFLTLDGLMMVTEKDEFIYHDMICHVPMATNPNIKNVLVIGGGDGGTVRELTRYPSIEKIHMVEIDKMVVDVSREFLPITSSKLDDTRVTLFYEDGIEFVKNKPNTYDLILVDSTDPIGPGEGLFTREFYRNCFEALTEEGILVNQNESPYYEGDAREMIRASQKVKEIFPIAKVYQFHMPTYPSGHWLFGFASKKYDPIKDFNPSKWEEFGLKTKYYNTDIHVGSFMLPTYVKEMIESGTC
- a CDS encoding AAA family ATPase yields the protein MAKRVAVLGGPRCGKTTLIQQLYVDMKIMGINVGYALEYSTEYLRDKGMIQSISEQYGIYLGQKRIEDNLENHEYALTDYATFVPYIYGRFMLGSKKRNKKEIEILKDLYVLAIEDIPRYDHIIYLPREFGYKKDGVRWQDEEVAKEVDEAILSFLKAENVPFIQLSGSTKERAEKLLEILKEDMTEDK
- the speD gene encoding adenosylmethionine decarboxylase; translation: MKIEQLGRHILVEFYNCDKEVLNNHALIEKYMNEAAIKAKATIVQSAFHMFNPWGVSGAVIIQESHLTIHTWPEYGYAAVDLFTCGDSVDPWVAFDYLAETLKSEKSETTEVPRGLVDKIKHYSKEDLGTITFKPVDNAAS
- a CDS encoding aminotransferase class I/II-fold pyridoxal phosphate-dependent enzyme; the protein is MSLNQFSTPLIDALKKYSNSSITPFDVPGHKFGKGTKELRDFFGPNLMKIDVNSMKCLDNLSNPTSVIKKAQELLANAYGCDHSFFLVNGTSSGIQAMIMSVCAPYDKIIMPRNVHKSAVSGLVLSGAIPVYIQPETNKDLGIAMGMSYESIKKAILSNLDAKAVFIINPTYYGMTCDLKAIVDLAHKHNMVVLVDEAHGAHFHFHDELPMSAMAAGADMSAISLHKTGGSLTQSSAILLKEGNISPMRIKNILNLTQTTSASYLLMSSLDGARKILATRGEEVFSEILSVCRYAREKINTIPHLYAFSKELIDNKGVYDFDETKLSIKVSDLGLTGFEVYELLRDKYKIQVELGDINNILAIVSLGDDKSSVDKLINALFHISKNHKKDKSFNYNILLENPDIIVSPRDAFYSRTKIIPLKDSIGEVSGESIMAYPPGIPIISPGERISKEIVDYIEELKNQHTLITDCHDPEINHIKILGA